The Carassius auratus strain Wakin chromosome 21, ASM336829v1, whole genome shotgun sequence sequence GTCATGTTGAAATGACACTGTTGAACGCCTTTTTAGATAGACAATTAATGTTCTTTTCTAGTGGACACAATGAGAGAATcagcacctgcatggtcaaaaagAATCAGAAAAGGTTTGAAGCTTATTTTTCTGTTGGACAGATAAGCAAATTCTCTGTGTAGTCCACTGTCTAAAACTCACTAGTATCAATTGAGTAAAACTCATTGTTAAATGGTTAAATGGCAATGCAGCATCTAATATCATTGTGATACTTGGTACTTACAGTACTGGTAGGGCCAAAAACAGAGGTGCAAATGCCAGCTACAGAACTCCTGAATGTACCTAATGTCTAATAAGTTACATATTTTAAGCATATTCCTTTTGTCATGTGTAATACGTACTAACAACTCCTACAAAACAAACCCAAATGCTtgtaatacataaatattagACCTGCTTCAATGCAACAGTTTTTAATGTGGGGGGACACAAAGAACACCGTGCTCTACAGAAAATTGTATGAATCAAAAATTCAAATCAagggtatgaatttaaacaaaacaatttttgtatatataaacaaGTAGTTGTgactttattcatttaaaagacaGCTAAAATGAGCAGATTTTGTCTGAAAGACCCGTTGTTTGGTTCCAgtattcagatttattttgtaATAGTATTCCTATGAAAAGAAGATAAGACAATTAACAAACAGAATAAGGATGGAGAATTATAGCTGAAATGGGAATCGTGAACAAATACTTACGCATTCATGCTCTTCCCGCTGCCACTTAGCACAATATAAGGAGTTTTCTGGGACTTCTGCTTTTCCTGCAGAAGAGCAACGGTGCCCAGAGGAGTGTCACTGCTGCTCATCTTCTTCAGCAGCTACAGGAAATCAAACAAGCAAAAAGTCACATGACTTACGACAATACTTAGACCTGTGGGTTAAgacttcatgattttaatgtgtcAGATAATGGTGCTTCGTGATTTAATATGCTTGGTgatcttaaaaaaacaacataccGCCTCTTCCTCAAGCTTTTTCATCCTCCGCTCCGTTTTCATCTTGCCAGAGCCCTTTCCATGGAAACGATGGGACAGCTGTCTGAAAGCCTGGAGGACAACAAATGACGCTGCATTTTAGGAGGAGGAAGCTATCTAGTGACGCGACTGGTTGAGAACAACCACATGTGCACGGACCTCTTTAGGAGTGAGATGGCGACCAGATTCGTCAACGTATTCGATTTTGATGTCTGGCTTGTAGTTATCCTTGTCTTTGAAATCCTGAGTGAAGCCTCGGTACTCCTCCCTCCTGCTGTACTTGTCGTCAATATTCCTGCGATGGAAAAGAACAGGAAATGTGAACatcttagataaaaaaaaaaaagaaacagccaCTGGAGAAGGTTTTGCTACAGCTACTCACATCTTGTCTTCGATGGCGTAGTTATCATTTGGCAGAGCTCCTTTTGGGGTTTTAACACGAGCCACCTTCAGCATCTGTGTGTCCAGCAGTCCTGAAAGAGTTAAGtgaatgtttctgaaataaattacattattgctCATTCTATTCAGTTCAAAAATCAGCTTCGGTTGACATCTCACCTTTGTTTTTGCACAGAAGTAGAGCGGCAGCGAGACCGGAGTTCACAATGGGCTCCTCATCCAGAATAGTCGTGGAGGTTATGGAAAACTATAACAGTAAGCAGAAAAATCACGTTGAAGTAAAGGTTTCACAGTCCAATTGAATTGCTGTCAGTGGGGTGAGCGGTAGACTCACATCGGCCTGGTTTTTCTCCTCATCCAGGTTGACGGTGCTCCAGCCCACGTTGTCATCCATATCAGAGTCTGACTGTCCGGCTCCTTCTTTCTCATCGTCCTTCTCAAAGTCCTGTACGAcccaaacaaaaacagacacattCCATACCAGCAAGTGAAACAATAGATCTTAGGTGAGAAAAGGGTTGGGAAGGTTCGTACCATCATATCCTCTTGGTCCTCTCGGTTGCCTGACAGCCCGTATGTGGGGATGTCTCCGAGAGTGCGGCAGAATTCAGAGGTGGCATTAAACACAATGTTGTTCCTTTTGTCTGGGTCGTTGTCATCATCTCCCGTCTTCACGAGTCGATTAATGTGCTGAGCCACCTGAAAACAACAATacaaacaaagacacaaaaaCCCCCCGCTGTATAAACAATATTGCTAATAATTCAAACAGTATTATGGAACATAGGATTAATGCATgttaaaattattgtaattactgGTATTAAAAGTAGCCGttgattacattttacatttgataaTACTGCATTTTCATATGATTGGTGTAATGATGCTAAACATTCAGCTttgaaaaatcacagaaataaattacattttaaaatatattcacatagaaaacagttattttaaatggtaaaaatttcaaacttttgacttgtgtatatgtttaaatatgtagaaatataaataaaatataaaatgctgcATTGCCAAAGCAATGCTTCAGGAATGAAAAGTGCAGACCTTTTCTCCTGAGTCTTTGAGCATCTGTTTTTGCCTGAGTTTCCTCTGTTTCTCAAGCTGTTTCTGGAGCTCCTGCTCGGCTTCATCTTCTTCTAATACAGTAGGAGCTGGAGGGGTGAAGTCCTCTGAGAGAGACCAGGAGAAAGCATGGGAGTGCAGAGAATAGTGATGCaattcatttgaatttcaaaGGGAAGAACAAAAgccttaaagaaaaaaagaaacttcagACAAGAAAAGGTTATCTCTTACCATCATCACTAATGTCCATGTCAGCCATTCTGATGTCATCTGACTGCTGGAGGACATCACTGGCCTTGCTGCTGGCTTCCACAGAAACCTCTTCAAGCTCCGCCCTCTCCTCCTCATCTGCTTGCTTTCTACCTCGCCCTCGAGACCTGAGTGCCAGAACCAGTCTTGGGTTGAAGTAACTGGTGTCGCTGGAGTACTCAACAGCAAATGTGTGAAGGCTTTACCTGGAGCCGAAATCTGTGCTTCGAATTTCATCCACCAAGAGGTCATGAGCCTTGAGAATTTTCTCTTTCTTCCGGATTTTCTTGACTTTGCATTTGGTCTTCTTAAAGCCCACCTAGTGCCACACATGACAAAATCATTTTTAAGAATGTTAGTCAAGAATGAAATCAAACTTGAAACCCAGTGCACATCAACACATTGTTCTCACCATCTCCTGTGGCGTGTAGTATTCGTTGGCGAGGGAGAGAGCAGGCATGTCCAGAGACTGGGCCTGGTTGCGCAGATTCTCTCTGATGGCCTGCAGCTCCCGCTCTCTCTCACCTCCCACAAAACCTCCGGCACTTAGCCTGaaactcttcttcttctctccctCGATCTCCTCATCGTACTTAGACAGCACAGACTTCGTCTTGAACTGGAAAGAATTCAAAGAATGTTGTGCAAGGAAGACGACGACATCACAAAGCAGGCTTTTTAATTGGTTAACAGCAGTGGTGTTTTTGTTCATGTGAGGTTTCAATGCATTCAGAGAATTTGGAATTTGGGATGCAATCTTACAGTGACCATGTCATCCACACTCTCCTCTTCTTCATAAGGTTTATAATCTGGCTTCTTCTTCTTTAGTTCCACATTTTTCTCCGCTTTCTCTTTGTCCACCAGTCCCACATTTACCAGcacgtcctcctcctcctccagaaCGCCTGTGAAAATCGCCCACGTGGAGAAACTTTGAGTGTGCCCATGAGAGTGTGTGTAGGTGGTGTCAGtgatttagtagatgcttttatctatATTCAGAATCATCGTGTTACCTCACCTTTGTCTTCTATAGTTAAGATAACCGTTTCCCCCTCTCTGAAAGAGTCCATCTTGTGTTGAACCTTCAGCCCTTTGAGATCACGTGAGCTGTATGCGTCCTGGTTAGTAAAAAACGATTAATCAAATCAACATGTAAGTGGATATTGCTGTACCATGATACAAATACATTACAAAGAAACACAAAGGAGGAACGTTTATAACAACAACTGTTACATGATGAAAGctattttattttgctatttttaataatttttctgtgGATTAAAGCACAGGTGGTACTTAAGGGACCAGGGCCAAATAGACGCCCTCAACAACTGTCATTTTCTTTAAGAACCAGGTTTCCTGCAGTCTTGGAAAACCTGTGTATGAAAGAGTCACATTTTATATGTGTAATTTCTAGACATGGAAAAGTCATGTacattaataacttttttttttcttcttcttttttttttttttttacaataaaactttcTAGTTAAGGCAAACtgtaaaatgtgttatttgtgaGAAATTACAATTTGTgagtaacaacaaaaaaaaaaactttgttttacaagaacttaattttaattatcgataattattatgtataatttttaaatattgtcaGTGAGTAATTAGTTTCATGTAatgaaaactaacaaaaatgtaaCTGCAATCATTTATAGTTGATGAGAAAAAAACTGTGTAATTAAATTAGTTACTTATGAAAACGTTAATGATTGCAAAGGaggttacattttaaatattttaccagaCATTCAGATTGAATTAATTTTtatcccaaattgcactgaccgttacaaaatatttgacaccaatgtttcaggagttaagggaaacaaatataaatatataaatatatatatatcattatgattttaaacctgtatttaaCCACAGAAAAATCTCAAAGTAAAAAAGGGGTGCTAAAGTCTGGTTTTGGGTAAGTTGTGCTTTAATATTCATTATAACCTTAATTCAGGAGACgaaggattttgaaagtctgacagtaatcagtgttaaCTGCTTCTGTAAGATTAACCCTGCCCAGTTTAAATGGTTCAAAATAATGAACAGTTGAAAACACTCGCTAGAAATGTactaaagtaatcaaatgtaatcagttacattacttttataaagtaattgaaatagttacactacttattagACTACTTACTACTTTTTACACTACattttatatagatatttatgTAATCGATTACATTTCCAAAAGTAATCTTTCCAACCCTgcatattgtaatataattatttttatttttttatattaaaataattgtgactGAGGAAGAGGGGATTAAGAAAGTGTCAGTAAGGTCACACACCCTTTTTTCCTGTGCAAACTCTTGCTCGACCAGACTGCTCACACCGAACTCTTCATCCATCTCCTCTAGGAGCTTGGCCTGTTGAGAAAGGAATTGCacagaaaacaaatttaaaagaCAGCTAAAGGCCAAGCAAAAGATAAGGCCAGTCATTTAGTTGTCTCTTCTCTCTATCCTCACCCTCTTCTCCGCCATCTCCTTCTCTTTGGCTAGTTTGCGACTCCTCTCCACCCAGGCAGCGGTGTCGTCCAGCCATGGTTCCTCATCTCCAAGCACCTTCACTTTCCTGAAGATGCAAAAGAAGGCAGATAGGCAGATATTAGTAAGATTTAATCTTTGATTTAGTTTGACTAACATGGAACTGTAATAGGAGAAGTTCTGTTATCTTTTGCATGTGGCAAAACTTCCTACCCCAGTTTCTGATTGAGCAGACGCTTCTCTTTAAGAGCAGCCAGTTTCTCTCTCATCTCAGCCTGTTGTCTGATATGGACAGGATTGATGGTCTCGGCCAGGAGGGGCTCCTCCTTGGTCCCAGCCTCTGAGATATCATCAAACAATCACagatttaaggaaaaaaaaactcaaataagaTGTTGCACTCAAAGCAATTAAACGTGTACACTAACATTCAAACGTTTGTGGTCAGAatgatcattttaatgtttttgaaagccgTTTCATATGCttacaaggctgcatttatttgagcaaaaatatagtaaagcagaaatattataacagtttccaataattgctttcaatttgactatattttaacatttacatttatcagagacttttttttccaaagcgacttacagtgcattcaggctatacattttttcccCTTATCAGTATgttgtgtgttccctgggaatttaacccacaaccttttgcgctgctaatgcaatgctctactacTGAGCCCCAGGAACACTGTTTTAAAACCATTTATTCTTGTGacttaaaactgaattttctgcagcaattactccagtcttcattgccacacgatccttcagaagtACTGAAGAAAagttcaaacttttgaatggtagtgtataaaacAGCACTCGGATGTATGATTATCAGATT is a genomic window containing:
- the LOC113038502 gene encoding U4/U6.U5 tri-snRNP-associated protein 1-like produces the protein MGSSKKHKEKEKEKDRDREHKKHRHKDRDKDKDKDREREKRKRSRSRERNSRGAERDRSGKTERSNAEPRVKREKLESAFEDNSEPGPKSASGDASLSIEETNKLRAKLGLKPLDLHESKKEAGTKEEPLLAETINPVHIRQQAEMREKLAALKEKRLLNQKLGKVKVLGDEEPWLDDTAAWVERSRKLAKEKEMAEKRAKLLEEMDEEFGVSSLVEQEFAQEKRDAYSSRDLKGLKVQHKMDSFREGETVILTIEDKGVLEEEEDVLVNVGLVDKEKAEKNVELKKKKPDYKPYEEEESVDDMVTFKTKSVLSKYDEEIEGEKKKSFRLSAGGFVGGERERELQAIRENLRNQAQSLDMPALSLANEYYTPQEMVGFKKTKCKVKKIRKKEKILKAHDLLVDEIRSTDFGSRSRGRGRKQADEEERAELEEVSVEASSKASDVLQQSDDIRMADMDISDDEDFTPPAPTVLEEDEAEQELQKQLEKQRKLRQKQMLKDSGEKVAQHINRLVKTGDDDNDPDKRNNIVFNATSEFCRTLGDIPTYGLSGNREDQEDMMDFEKDDEKEGAGQSDSDMDDNVGWSTVNLDEEKNQADFSITSTTILDEEPIVNSGLAAALLLCKNKGLLDTQMLKVARVKTPKGALPNDNYAIEDKMNIDDKYSRREEYRGFTQDFKDKDNYKPDIKIEYVDESGRHLTPKEAFRQLSHRFHGKGSGKMKTERRMKKLEEEALLKKMSSSDTPLGTVALLQEKQKSQKTPYIVLSGSGKSMNANTITK